One window from the genome of Faecalibacterium sp. HTF-F encodes:
- a CDS encoding helix-turn-helix domain-containing protein, with translation MDFDRNSMTVPVQSSDYTNKFLQKDSNPTTMEVVTQTNAVKSPTDSPKTTKLVYTVEKIARMLAISLRSAYNLCNSTTEFRVLRVGGSIRVPKDSFDAWLYRAA, from the coding sequence ATGGATTTTGACCGTAATTCTATGACCGTCCCTGTGCAATCTTCCGATTATACGAATAAGTTCTTGCAAAAGGACTCGAATCCCACTACAATGGAGGTGGTCACTCAAACCAATGCCGTCAAGTCTCCGACTGACAGCCCGAAAACCACGAAGCTGGTGTATACGGTGGAAAAGATCGCACGAATGCTGGCCATCAGCCTGCGCTCTGCTTACAACCTGTGCAACAGCACCACCGAATTCCGTGTTCTACGGGTAGGCGGAAGCATCCGTGTCCCGAAAGACAGTTTCGATGCGTGGCTCTACCGGGCAGCTTGA
- a CDS encoding plasmid recombination protein: MARNDGVDRTSVRNLAVSDKAVGNTQQHNEREKDSYRNPDIIPQRAAWNVHFKKPAASYTDLFAQLEAAETISTRGLKPDATHYCELVFDVNSAYFDNHGGYEFAKQFYADAYKAAVQIVGGEQYILSAVMHADEINRAMTEALGREVYNYHLHVVYVPVVEKQILWSKRCKDKALVGTVKETVMQVSRSKKWASKPLLDDAGKPVLQKNGKPVLKKSYSVLQDDFFNYMRNAGYTDVERGERGSTEEHLTVTQFKVQREQERLDSLTSQIDQKEQSLARTSTALSQKEKELASIQKKTTLTKEALIHAHDLDYIGKRTFLGNYSLTEEEFSKLKKQADHGYMMDVENRRLKEELSTAKKEAVRWSNKYHDLWYEVKPYLDALHRAPELVRGFLEKILAPKQERTMNVPQKNRKRGQDVEL, encoded by the coding sequence TTGGCAAGAAACGATGGCGTTGACCGCACCAGTGTCCGAAACCTTGCCGTTTCGGACAAGGCTGTTGGCAACACCCAGCAGCACAATGAGCGTGAAAAGGACAGCTATCGGAACCCCGATATTATCCCCCAGCGCGCTGCATGGAACGTCCATTTCAAGAAGCCTGCCGCCAGCTACACCGACCTATTCGCCCAACTGGAAGCCGCCGAAACCATCTCCACGCGCGGCTTGAAGCCGGATGCTACCCACTACTGCGAACTTGTCTTTGATGTCAATTCAGCCTACTTTGACAACCACGGTGGCTACGAGTTCGCCAAGCAATTCTATGCGGATGCCTACAAAGCTGCTGTGCAAATCGTGGGTGGTGAGCAGTATATCCTCTCGGCAGTCATGCACGCCGACGAGATCAACCGCGCCATGACCGAAGCACTAGGCCGGGAGGTCTACAACTACCATCTCCATGTGGTCTATGTACCTGTCGTGGAAAAGCAAATCCTGTGGTCGAAACGCTGCAAGGACAAGGCACTGGTGGGCACAGTCAAGGAGACCGTCATGCAGGTCAGCCGGAGCAAGAAGTGGGCTTCCAAGCCCCTGCTGGACGATGCCGGAAAGCCTGTCCTGCAAAAGAACGGCAAGCCAGTCCTGAAGAAGTCGTACAGTGTCCTGCAAGACGATTTCTTCAACTATATGCGCAATGCCGGGTACACGGATGTAGAGCGCGGTGAGCGTGGCAGCACTGAAGAACACCTGACCGTCACCCAATTCAAAGTCCAGCGGGAGCAGGAGCGTCTGGACAGCCTGACTTCTCAAATCGACCAGAAAGAACAGTCGCTTGCCCGAACCAGCACCGCTCTCTCCCAAAAGGAGAAAGAACTTGCCTCCATTCAGAAAAAGACCACGCTCACGAAAGAAGCCCTCATTCATGCGCACGATCTGGATTATATTGGCAAGCGCACCTTTCTCGGTAACTACTCGCTGACCGAAGAAGAATTTTCCAAGCTGAAAAAGCAAGCCGACCATGGCTATATGATGGACGTGGAGAACCGCCGCCTGAAAGAAGAACTTTCCACCGCCAAGAAGGAGGCCGTTCGTTGGAGCAACAAGTACCACGACCTGTGGTACGAAGTGAAGCCCTATCTGGATGCGCTACACCGTGCGCCTGAACTGGTGCGCGGCTTTCTCGAAAAGATTCTTGCTCCCAAGCAGGAGCGCACCATGAATGTGCCGCAGAAAAACCGCAAGCGCGGGCAGGATGTAGAACTTTAA
- a CDS encoding phage/plasmid primase, P4 family, whose product MKKNISRNPLWPDWHNGKKIDEVQFGRAFLEQWPLKCVNGTLYTLDGPVEDESEIKQRILENIEEYVTSGLSKKVTNILETIKLLAFSDPFPIEQDCIHLQNGVYHLPDGSFQESRLFCQNRLPVRYDPKAASPDRWLTFLHELLDDADIPTLQEYLGYCLIPSTKGQKMMLIVGKGGEGKSRIGLVLKRLMGDAASNGSVQKVENNRFARADLERRLLMIDDDMDMNALPKTNYIKTIVTAEAKLDLERKGVQSYQRDIYARFLCFGNGALTSLYDHSDGFFRRQLILTTKDKPADRTDDPFLVEKMCAELEGILLWCLEGLHRLVQNDFRFTVSERAAANVDTIKRSSNNVIDFMESEGYFRFKADYSISSKEFYDIYKQWCEDNACHSVSAIRFSAELRQNDRRYNLEATNNIYLPGGRRVRGFVGIEPLVHPCP is encoded by the coding sequence ATGAAGAAGAACATTTCCCGCAACCCTTTATGGCCGGACTGGCACAACGGTAAGAAGATCGATGAAGTCCAGTTTGGCCGTGCCTTTCTGGAACAGTGGCCGCTGAAATGCGTCAACGGTACGCTGTACACGCTGGACGGCCCGGTAGAGGACGAAAGCGAGATCAAGCAGCGCATCTTGGAGAACATCGAGGAATATGTCACCTCCGGCCTGTCCAAAAAGGTCACCAACATTCTGGAGACCATCAAGCTGCTGGCCTTTTCCGACCCGTTCCCCATCGAGCAGGACTGCATCCACCTCCAGAACGGCGTGTACCATCTGCCGGACGGCTCTTTTCAGGAGAGCCGCCTGTTCTGCCAGAACCGCCTACCTGTGAGGTATGACCCCAAAGCCGCCAGCCCTGACCGCTGGCTAACTTTCCTGCACGAGCTGCTGGACGATGCTGACATTCCCACCTTGCAGGAGTATCTGGGCTACTGCCTGATCCCCAGCACCAAAGGGCAGAAGATGATGCTCATTGTCGGCAAGGGCGGCGAGGGCAAGTCCCGCATCGGGCTGGTGCTCAAGCGACTCATGGGAGATGCCGCCAGCAACGGCAGCGTCCAGAAAGTGGAAAACAACCGCTTTGCCCGTGCCGATCTGGAACGCCGCCTGCTGATGATCGACGATGATATGGATATGAACGCCCTGCCCAAGACCAACTATATCAAGACCATCGTCACCGCCGAAGCCAAGCTGGACTTGGAGCGCAAGGGTGTCCAGAGCTACCAGCGGGACATTTACGCCCGGTTCCTCTGCTTCGGCAACGGTGCGTTGACCTCGCTGTATGACCATTCGGACGGTTTCTTTCGCCGCCAGCTTATCCTGACCACTAAGGACAAGCCTGCCGACCGCACGGATGACCCCTTCCTTGTGGAGAAGATGTGCGCCGAGTTGGAAGGCATCCTGCTCTGGTGTCTGGAAGGGCTGCACCGGCTGGTGCAGAACGATTTCCGCTTCACGGTCAGCGAACGAGCCGCCGCCAACGTGGACACCATCAAGCGCAGCAGCAACAATGTCATCGACTTTATGGAGTCCGAAGGCTACTTCCGCTTCAAGGCGGACTACTCCATCAGCTCCAAGGAGTTCTACGACATTTACAAGCAGTGGTGCGAGGACAACGCCTGCCACAGCGTATCGGCGATCCGTTTCAGCGCCGAACTGCGCCAGAATGACCGCCGCTATAACCTTGAAGCCACCAACAACATCTACCTGCCCGGTGGCCGCAGGGTGCGGGGTTTTGTAGGCATCGAGCCGCTTGTCCACCCCTGCCCGTAA
- a CDS encoding CHC2 zinc finger domain-containing protein, which translates to MPLSLYQTVKSAITVRQVGEMYGMKLDRHGMVCCPFHSDNHPSMKLNDTYYYCFGCGANGDAIDLTAKLFDLTPRQAAEKLVSDFGLDPDKPPANAIALPPPKRGLTDEQWADIAYCLRVLTDYLDLLHDWREHYKSASPEEPLDERFVEALHTTETIEHLTDCVAFGTPQQKAAAAAQLLSGSYLLMLEERTDRLALAKCA; encoded by the coding sequence ATGCCCTTGAGCCTGTATCAAACTGTCAAGTCCGCCATCACCGTTCGGCAGGTGGGAGAAATGTATGGTATGAAGCTAGACCGCCATGGCATGGTGTGCTGTCCGTTCCACTCCGACAACCACCCCAGTATGAAGCTGAACGACACCTATTATTATTGCTTTGGCTGCGGAGCCAACGGAGATGCCATTGACCTCACCGCCAAACTGTTCGACCTGACCCCCCGGCAAGCCGCCGAGAAGCTTGTAAGTGACTTCGGGCTTGACCCGGATAAGCCGCCCGCCAATGCCATCGCCCTGCCGCCGCCCAAGCGTGGCCTGACGGACGAGCAGTGGGCAGACATCGCCTACTGCCTGCGGGTGCTGACCGATTATCTTGACCTGCTGCACGACTGGCGAGAGCATTACAAGTCCGCCAGCCCGGAAGAACCGCTGGACGAGCGGTTCGTGGAAGCCCTCCACACGACCGAGACCATCGAGCACCTGACGGACTGCGTTGCATTTGGGACGCCCCAGCAGAAGGCCGCTGCCGCTGCACAGCTGCTGTCCGGGTCGTACCTGCTGATGCTGGAGGAGCGCACCGACCGCCTTGCTCTGGCAAAGTGCGCCTGA
- a CDS encoding helix-turn-helix domain-containing protein, giving the protein MAQEYLPAPSNVRLADLMKEHNISQPELAKEIGCSKSTISRFISGAKGTLTHEQVLKIARLFNVSTDFLLGETNIPDRKNYDIAELGLSVEAAKNLYTGRVNTEVVNLLLENARFAELTYRIAQYFDDTFASGIAAQNAMLTTLSTLLRTKVKTPEAAKAAKDISLRRKPVYQGDLDDIEMYFMAAIKEIKKGIGSHYAEQEAMSKKAAEKMFTELTKGQDVQHPTITAEQLTDAMLDSVSGMEGATPEALEQLRSGLLEILRSAAEQENAHEADE; this is encoded by the coding sequence ATGGCACAGGAATATCTGCCCGCACCGTCCAACGTCCGTCTTGCGGACTTGATGAAAGAGCACAATATCAGCCAACCGGAGCTTGCCAAGGAAATCGGCTGCTCCAAAAGCACCATCAGCCGCTTCATCAGCGGCGCAAAAGGGACGCTGACCCATGAGCAGGTGCTGAAAATCGCAAGGCTGTTTAATGTGTCCACGGATTTCCTGCTGGGAGAAACCAACATCCCCGACCGCAAAAATTACGACATTGCCGAACTGGGCTTGTCCGTAGAAGCTGCAAAGAACCTCTACACAGGGCGTGTCAATACAGAGGTGGTCAACCTGCTGTTGGAAAACGCCCGCTTTGCAGAGCTTACTTACCGCATAGCGCAGTATTTTGATGATACCTTTGCATCCGGTATCGCGGCACAGAACGCCATGCTCACGACATTGAGCACCCTGCTGCGCACAAAGGTCAAGACCCCGGAAGCAGCCAAAGCCGCAAAGGACATCAGCCTTCGGAGAAAGCCGGTGTACCAAGGCGACCTTGATGATATTGAAATGTACTTCATGGCGGCAATCAAGGAAATCAAAAAGGGTATCGGGAGCCATTACGCCGAGCAGGAAGCCATGAGCAAGAAAGCGGCAGAGAAAATGTTCACCGAATTGACCAAAGGGCAGGATGTGCAGCACCCAACGATTACGGCAGAGCAGTTGACAGATGCAATGTTGGACAGCGTTTCGGGTATGGAAGGAGCCACGCCGGAAGCACTGGAACAGCTGCGAAGCGGTCTGTTGGAAATCTTGCGGTCTGCCGCAGAGCAGGAAAACGCCCATGAAGCAGACGAATGA
- a CDS encoding sigma-70 family RNA polymerase sigma factor, with the protein MKQTNERLCALAQKGDAAALDSLIDNNKSFIGKVANDLFRSMNLAQSGLNLDTDDLKQAGNMGLWKAVPKFDAARGMKFLTYAAPAIRNAMMDMVRDAFAAFEQRMVTEDKDGICYQRVSLDDVLPGEEQLRRI; encoded by the coding sequence ATGAAGCAGACGAATGAACGGCTTTGTGCGCTGGCGCAGAAAGGCGATGCTGCCGCGCTGGACAGCCTGATCGACAACAACAAGTCCTTTATTGGCAAGGTGGCAAATGACCTTTTCCGCAGCATGAATCTGGCACAATCCGGCCTGAACCTTGACACGGACGATTTGAAACAGGCAGGGAATATGGGCTTGTGGAAGGCCGTGCCAAAGTTCGATGCAGCGCGCGGCATGAAGTTCTTGACCTACGCAGCTCCGGCCATCCGCAACGCCATGATGGACATGGTGCGGGATGCCTTTGCCGCTTTTGAGCAGCGGATGGTGACGGAGGACAAGGACGGTATCTGCTACCAGCGCGTTTCGCTGGACGATGTTCTGCCGGGAGAGGAACAACTGCGGCGCATATAA